In one Pseudomonas sp. Bout1 genomic region, the following are encoded:
- a CDS encoding NRDE family protein, with protein MCLIVFAWRPGHAQPLILAANRDEFYARPSLPLAQWLDVPHVYAGRDQEAGGTWLGVGADGRFAALTNIRDPHQPPARKSRGELVARFLSGSLPIDDYLADVNGRSIEYAGFNLLVGTRDELWHYNANESAPTRLEAGVYGLSNAGLDTPWPKLLKARAALEQVLENPQPDALLRILSDPQTAPFADLPDTGVGLATESLLSSVFIASPSYGTRASTALIVNADGTRHIVERSFGPHGGRLGEVELKV; from the coding sequence ATGTGCCTGATTGTTTTCGCCTGGCGGCCGGGCCATGCCCAGCCGCTGATCCTCGCGGCCAACCGCGATGAGTTTTATGCACGGCCCAGTCTGCCGTTGGCCCAGTGGCTGGATGTGCCCCATGTTTACGCAGGAAGGGACCAGGAAGCGGGTGGGACCTGGCTGGGCGTCGGCGCGGATGGGCGCTTTGCGGCGCTGACCAATATTCGTGACCCGCACCAGCCGCCGGCACGCAAGTCGCGGGGCGAGTTGGTGGCGCGCTTTCTCAGTGGTTCGTTGCCGATTGACGACTATTTGGCCGACGTTAACGGCAGGTCAATTGAATATGCCGGGTTTAACCTGCTGGTGGGTACGCGGGATGAGCTGTGGCATTACAACGCCAATGAGTCGGCACCGACGCGACTGGAAGCCGGGGTTTACGGGTTATCCAATGCGGGGTTGGATACGCCGTGGCCAAAATTGCTGAAGGCCAGGGCGGCGCTCGAGCAAGTGCTGGAAAACCCCCAACCTGACGCCTTGCTGCGGATTTTGAGCGACCCGCAGACCGCGCCGTTTGCCGACCTGCCGGATACCGGCGTGGGCTTGGCGACAGAGAGTCTGTTGTCGAGCGTGTTTATTGCCAGCCCCAGCTACGGGACGCGGGCCAGCACGGCGCTGATTGTGAATGCCGACGGCACACGGCATATCGTGGAGCGCAGTTTTGGGCCCCATGGCGGCAGGCTGGGCGAGGTGGAACTGAAGGTCTAA
- the ptsP gene encoding phosphoenolpyruvate--protein phosphotransferase, translated as MLNTLRKIVQEVNSAKDLKAALGIIVLRVREAMGSQVCSVYLLDPETNRFVLMATEGLNKRSIGKVSMAPNEGLVGLVGTREEPLNLENAADHPRYRYFAETGEERYASFLGAPIIHHRRVVGVLVIQQKERRQFDEGEEAFLVTMSAQLAGVIAHAEATGSIRGLGRQGKGIQEAKFVGVPGSPGAAVGTAVVMLPPADLDVVPDKTVTDIDAEIILFKTALEGVRNDMRTLSTKLATQLRPEERALFDVYLMMLDDASLGSEVKDVIKTGQWAQGALRQVVTDHVNRFELMDDAYLRERASDVKDLGRRLLAYLQEERSTTLVYPDNTILISEELTATMLGEVPEGKLVGLVSVLGSGNSHVAILARAMGIPTVMGLVDLPYSKVDGIEMIVDGYHGEVYTNPSELLRKQYAEVVEEERQLSQGLDALRELPCVTLDGHRVPLLVNTGLLADVARAQQRGAEGVGLYRTEVPFMINQRFPSEKEQLAIYREQLSAFHPLPVTMRSLDIGGDKSLSYFPIKEDNPFLGWRGIRVTLDHPEIFLVQTRAMLKASEGLNNLRILLPMISGTHELEEALHLIHRAWGEVRDEGADVPMPPIGVMIEIPAAVYQAKELARQVDFLSVGSNDLTQYLLAVDRNNPRVADLYDYLHPAVLQALQNVVRDAHAEGKQVSICGEMAGDPAAAVLLMAMGFDSLSMNATNLPKVKWMLRQINLSRAKELLAELMTIDNPQVIHSSLQLALKNLGLARMINPASAKTL; from the coding sequence ATGCTCAATACGCTGCGCAAGATCGTCCAGGAAGTTAACTCCGCCAAGGATCTCAAGGCGGCGTTGGGGATTATTGTGTTGCGCGTCAGGGAAGCCATGGGCAGCCAGGTCTGCTCGGTTTACCTGCTGGACCCCGAGACCAACCGTTTTGTCCTGATGGCCACCGAGGGCCTGAACAAGCGCTCTATCGGCAAGGTCAGCATGGCGCCCAATGAAGGTCTGGTGGGCCTGGTGGGGACGCGTGAAGAACCCCTGAACCTCGAAAACGCGGCCGATCACCCGCGTTATCGCTACTTTGCCGAAACCGGCGAAGAGCGCTATGCCTCGTTCCTCGGTGCACCGATCATTCACCACCGCCGCGTTGTCGGCGTGTTGGTCATCCAGCAAAAAGAACGCCGCCAGTTCGACGAAGGTGAAGAAGCCTTCCTTGTGACCATGAGCGCGCAGCTCGCCGGGGTTATCGCCCACGCCGAGGCCACGGGCTCGATTCGCGGCCTGGGGCGTCAGGGCAAGGGCATCCAGGAAGCCAAGTTCGTCGGTGTGCCGGGCTCGCCAGGGGCTGCCGTCGGTACCGCCGTGGTCATGCTGCCGCCCGCCGACCTGGACGTGGTGCCGGACAAGACCGTCACCGACATCGACGCTGAAATCATCCTGTTCAAGACCGCCCTCGAGGGCGTGCGCAATGACATGCGCACCCTGTCGACCAAGCTGGCCACCCAGCTGCGGCCTGAAGAGCGGGCGTTGTTCGACGTGTACCTGATGATGCTCGACGACGCGTCCCTGGGCAGCGAAGTCAAAGACGTGATCAAGACCGGCCAGTGGGCCCAGGGCGCCCTGCGCCAAGTGGTCACCGATCACGTCAACCGCTTTGAATTGATGGACGACGCCTACCTGCGCGAACGCGCCTCGGACGTCAAAGACCTCGGTCGCCGTCTGCTGGCCTACCTGCAGGAAGAGCGCTCGACCACGCTGGTGTACCCCGACAACACCATCCTGATCAGTGAAGAACTGACCGCCACCATGCTTGGCGAAGTGCCGGAAGGCAAACTGGTGGGCCTGGTCTCGGTATTGGGCTCGGGCAACTCCCACGTCGCGATCCTGGCCCGGGCCATGGGCATCCCGACGGTGATGGGCCTGGTGGACCTGCCGTATTCCAAGGTCGACGGCATCGAAATGATCGTCGACGGCTACCACGGCGAGGTCTACACCAACCCCAGCGAATTGCTGCGCAAGCAATACGCCGAAGTGGTGGAAGAAGAACGCCAGCTATCCCAGGGCCTCGACGCCCTGCGCGAACTGCCGTGCGTGACCCTCGACGGCCATCGCGTGCCGCTGTTGGTGAACACCGGCCTGCTGGCGGACGTGGCGCGTGCGCAACAGCGCGGCGCCGAAGGTGTAGGGCTGTACCGCACCGAAGTGCCGTTCATGATCAACCAGCGTTTTCCGAGTGAGAAGGAGCAGCTGGCGATTTATCGCGAGCAACTGTCCGCCTTCCATCCGTTACCAGTGACCATGCGCAGCCTGGACATTGGCGGCGATAAGTCACTGTCGTATTTCCCGATCAAGGAAGACAACCCCTTCCTTGGCTGGCGCGGTATTCGCGTGACCCTCGACCACCCTGAAATCTTCCTCGTCCAGACCCGCGCCATGCTCAAGGCCAGCGAAGGCCTGAACAACCTGCGCATCCTGCTGCCGATGATCTCCGGCACCCACGAGCTGGAAGAAGCCCTGCACCTGATCCACCGGGCCTGGGGCGAAGTGCGCGATGAAGGCGCCGACGTGCCGATGCCGCCGATTGGCGTGATGATCGAGATTCCGGCGGCGGTGTACCAGGCCAAAGAGCTGGCGCGGCAGGTGGACTTCCTGTCGGTGGGCTCCAACGACCTGACCCAGTACCTGCTGGCCGTGGACCGCAACAACCCGCGGGTGGCCGACCTCTACGACTACCTGCACCCGGCGGTGCTGCAAGCCTTGCAGAACGTGGTGCGCGACGCCCATGCCGAAGGCAAGCAAGTGAGTATCTGCGGCGAGATGGCCGGTGACCCGGCGGCGGCAGTGCTGTTGATGGCGATGGGCTTTGACAGCCTGTCGATGAACGCCACCAACTTGCCAAAAGTGAAATGGATGCTGCGCCAGATCAACCTGAGCCGGGCCAAGGAACTGCTGGCGGAGTTGATGACCATCGACAACCCGCAAGTTATCCACAGCTCGCTGCAATTGGCGCTGAAGAACCTTGGGTTGGCGCGGATGATCAACCCGGCGTCTGCAAAAACCTTATAG
- a CDS encoding RNA pyrophosphohydrolase: MIDPDGFRPNVGIILTNDAGQVLWARRINQDAWQFPQGGINPDETPEDALYRELNEEVGLEREDVQILACTRGWLRYRLPQRLVRTHSQPLCIGQKQKWFLLRLISNEQRVRMDLTGKPEFDGWRWVSYWYPLGQVVTFKREVYRRALKELAPRLLARD, encoded by the coding sequence GTGATCGACCCCGATGGTTTCCGTCCTAATGTCGGGATTATTCTTACGAATGATGCCGGACAGGTGCTATGGGCTCGCCGTATCAACCAAGATGCCTGGCAGTTTCCTCAAGGCGGAATCAACCCCGACGAAACCCCTGAAGACGCCTTGTACCGTGAGTTGAACGAAGAAGTAGGCCTGGAACGTGAAGATGTGCAAATTCTGGCCTGTACCCGAGGCTGGTTGCGCTATCGTTTGCCGCAACGTCTGGTGCGTACCCACAGCCAACCGCTGTGCATCGGCCAGAAACAGAAATGGTTTCTCCTGCGCCTGATCTCCAACGAGCAGCGGGTGCGGATGGATTTGACCGGTAAACCGGAGTTCGATGGCTGGCGCTGGGTCAGTTATTGGTATCCGTTGGGCCAGGTGGTGACATTCAAGCGCGAGGTTTATCGTCGCGCTCTTAAAGAGCTTGCCCCGCGCCTTTTAGCGCGCGACTGA
- a CDS encoding HAD family hydrolase, giving the protein MRLALFDLDNTLLGGDSDHAWGDYLCERGILDAVAYKARNDEFYQDYLAGKLDNAEYLNFCLEILGRTEMAQLDEWHRDYMRDCIEPIMLPQAVELLARHRAAGDKLVIITATNRFVTAPIAERLGVETLIATECEMQGGRYTGRSTDIPCFREGKVTRLNRWLEETGYSLEDSYFYSDSMNDLPLLEQVAHAVAVDPDPNLRAEAEKRGWPVISLRG; this is encoded by the coding sequence ATGCGCCTGGCTTTATTCGACTTGGACAACACGCTTTTGGGGGGTGACAGCGATCACGCCTGGGGCGATTACCTCTGTGAACGCGGGATTCTCGACGCGGTGGCCTACAAGGCCCGCAACGATGAGTTTTACCAGGATTACCTGGCCGGCAAGCTGGATAACGCCGAATACCTGAACTTCTGCCTGGAAATCCTCGGCCGCACCGAGATGGCCCAGCTGGATGAATGGCACCGCGACTACATGCGCGACTGCATTGAGCCAATCATGCTGCCCCAGGCGGTTGAGCTGCTGGCCAGGCACCGTGCGGCGGGTGACAAGTTGGTCATCATTACCGCGACCAACCGCTTTGTGACCGCGCCAATTGCCGAGCGGCTGGGGGTTGAAACCCTGATTGCCACCGAATGCGAGATGCAAGGTGGCCGTTACACCGGGCGCAGTACGGATATCCCGTGCTTTCGCGAGGGCAAGGTGACGCGCTTGAATCGTTGGCTGGAAGAGACCGGGTATAGCCTGGAGGACAGCTACTTCTATAGCGACTCGATGAATGACCTGCCGTTGCTGGAGCAGGTAGCGCATGCAGTGGCGGTGGATCCGGATCCGAATCTGCGGGCTGAGGCAGAGAAGCGTGGCTGGCCGGTGATTAGCCTGCGCGGCTGA
- a CDS encoding DUF2269 family protein has protein sequence METLTTLKVIHIAATVLLLLSGIALAVLAWRKRSAGPAYTVQRPWVFVWLLMGICVVSMPFTGWWLVHLIGWPLGQTWILGSSVIYTVAALCWFWLVVRLNRLRLGGTGSANFTLALAVVSLVGFVAIAGLMGAKPV, from the coding sequence ATGGAAACGCTGACCACCCTTAAAGTGATCCACATCGCGGCCACGGTGTTGCTGCTACTCAGCGGCATCGCGTTGGCGGTGCTGGCCTGGCGCAAACGCAGCGCGGGGCCGGCCTATACCGTGCAGCGCCCGTGGGTGTTTGTGTGGTTGTTGATGGGGATTTGCGTGGTGAGCATGCCGTTCACCGGCTGGTGGCTGGTGCACTTGATCGGCTGGCCGCTGGGGCAAACCTGGATCCTGGGCTCCAGCGTGATCTACACCGTGGCGGCGCTGTGCTGGTTCTGGCTGGTGGTGCGGCTTAACCGGCTACGGTTGGGCGGGACGGGGAGTGCGAACTTTACCCTGGCGCTGGCGGTGGTGAGCCTGGTGGGGTTTGTGGCGATTGCCGGGTTGATGGGTGCCAAACCGGTTTAA